One window of Tenacibaculum maritimum NCIMB 2154 genomic DNA carries:
- a CDS encoding mechanosensitive ion channel family protein: MKNILAILLLISINTFAQKEITVNLSNPNATIYTHLYFLQSDSYQPEKAAKTILDLPTKEAVRKVKKIKQVLDGKGLFVDFSKVPTNPNYNDTIGYTKSYKYVLFPDRMPLISVEKVGENWYYSKETIRNIDALYKEVFPWYVQQIQDNIPNAGHIKLLGVELWQIILLLLLLLGAFIIYSIAKRIAVFILQKLQYRITRSKSIEITSVLKKLAHPVSLLLAVWVIEKIFPSLRFNLEINTWFFLGLHIVATVFWIYVFLKLVQVAMKVYEELAEKTHGRLDDQLVPILRNFLTVIVVFLGILKLLTLLGVDTRAVIAGASIGGLAVALASQDTVKNLIGTFMIFLDKPFHIGDWVEADGIAGEVEEVGFRSSKIRAADTSIYQIPNSKLSEITINNKGLRLYRRYRTTLGLRYDTPPELIEAFVVGVRKIIIAHPETRSESYNVEFTGFGDSSLLIMVNVYFKSLEWGVEQSSKHRFHIAILRLAAALGVDFAFPSSTIMVEQFPGKTTTNLKYEINQEKIDAAIERTVTNFSKNKMK; encoded by the coding sequence ATGAAAAATATACTTGCCATACTCTTATTAATCAGTATCAATACTTTTGCACAAAAGGAGATAACAGTAAATCTTAGCAATCCTAATGCTACCATATACACACATTTATACTTTTTGCAATCAGACTCTTATCAACCAGAAAAGGCGGCTAAAACCATTTTAGATTTGCCAACAAAAGAAGCTGTTAGAAAGGTGAAAAAAATTAAGCAAGTTTTAGATGGAAAAGGCTTGTTTGTTGATTTTAGTAAAGTTCCTACCAACCCTAATTACAACGATACTATAGGATATACAAAATCGTATAAATATGTTTTGTTTCCAGATAGGATGCCACTTATATCGGTAGAAAAAGTAGGCGAAAATTGGTATTATTCAAAAGAAACGATAAGAAATATTGATGCATTGTACAAGGAGGTGTTTCCATGGTATGTACAACAAATTCAAGACAATATTCCAAATGCGGGGCATATAAAACTGCTAGGTGTAGAATTATGGCAAATAATACTTTTATTGTTATTATTATTAGGTGCTTTCATTATTTACAGTATAGCAAAAAGAATTGCTGTTTTTATACTTCAAAAACTCCAGTATAGAATTACTAGAAGTAAGAGCATAGAAATTACATCTGTACTCAAAAAATTAGCCCACCCTGTTAGTTTATTATTGGCAGTTTGGGTTATTGAAAAGATTTTTCCGTCTTTAAGGTTTAACTTAGAAATAAATACTTGGTTTTTCTTAGGGTTGCATATTGTGGCTACTGTTTTTTGGATTTATGTATTTTTAAAGCTAGTTCAAGTAGCAATGAAGGTTTATGAGGAGCTAGCGGAGAAAACACATGGTAGGTTAGACGATCAACTAGTACCTATTTTACGCAATTTTTTAACTGTAATTGTTGTATTTTTAGGAATCTTAAAGCTGCTCACTTTATTAGGTGTAGACACAAGAGCTGTAATAGCAGGAGCATCTATAGGAGGATTAGCAGTAGCATTGGCTTCCCAAGATACGGTTAAGAACCTTATAGGAACTTTTATGATCTTTTTAGATAAACCGTTCCATATAGGAGATTGGGTAGAGGCTGATGGAATTGCAGGAGAAGTAGAAGAGGTGGGTTTCCGATCGAGTAAAATTCGTGCGGCTGATACTTCTATATATCAAATACCCAATAGCAAACTATCTGAAATAACAATTAATAATAAAGGATTAAGGCTGTATAGACGTTATAGAACAACTTTAGGACTACGTTATGATACTCCTCCAGAATTAATAGAAGCTTTTGTAGTGGGAGTAAGAAAAATTATAATAGCACACCCTGAAACTCGATCAGAATCTTACAATGTAGAGTTTACAGGTTTCGGTGATTCTTCTCTATTGATTATGGTAAATGTATATTTTAAATCTTTAGAATGGGGAGTGGAGCAATCATCAAAACATAGGTTTCATATTGCTATTTTAAGATTAGCAGCTGCCCTAGGAGTAGATTTTGCATTTCCGTCATCAACAATTATGGTAGAGCAATTTCCGGGTAAGACCACTACTAATTTAAAATATGAAATTAATCAAGAAAAAATTGATGCAGCGATTGAAAGAACTGTAACTAATTTTTCTAAAAACAAAATGAAATAA
- a CDS encoding endonuclease/exonuclease/phosphatase family protein: MKRIFQFLGTTIFLLFIASLLFFVWASSPTLDESEYEKLINKKGDRLVGKDSVYSIVTYNIGYLSGMTNNLPVAKPKELFTENLARVLKETQKVDPDIIAFQEIDFDAARSYHVNQQDEIATLGYNHIAKAINWDETYVPFPYWPPSMHFGKVVSGQSILSKYPIKNQERIVLERVEDNPFYRDALYLERLAQVVTIQLEGKEVVVINVHLEAFDKVTRKKQLDTVIEIFKKYAATNPTILLGDFNSDPTYKEPVIQKVFEMLDIGNAAFSPGDYELTFDTKQPFERLDYIFYTKNTIAYVKGRVLKDFGEASDHLPVEMSFTLK, translated from the coding sequence ATGAAGCGTATTTTTCAATTCTTAGGAACAACTATTTTTTTACTATTCATAGCGTCATTGCTATTTTTCGTTTGGGCTTCTTCTCCAACATTAGATGAAAGTGAATATGAGAAGTTGATTAATAAAAAAGGAGATCGGTTAGTGGGTAAAGATTCTGTTTACAGTATTGTTACGTATAATATTGGCTATTTAAGCGGCATGACTAATAATTTGCCAGTGGCAAAGCCTAAAGAGTTATTTACAGAAAATTTAGCACGGGTATTGAAAGAAACGCAGAAGGTAGATCCGGATATTATTGCATTTCAAGAAATTGATTTTGATGCAGCAAGATCGTATCATGTAAATCAGCAAGATGAAATAGCTACATTAGGGTATAATCATATTGCAAAAGCGATTAACTGGGATGAAACATATGTGCCATTTCCTTACTGGCCTCCTAGTATGCATTTTGGAAAAGTAGTTTCAGGGCAATCTATATTGAGTAAGTATCCAATTAAAAATCAGGAACGTATTGTCTTAGAAAGAGTAGAAGACAATCCGTTTTATAGAGATGCCTTATATCTTGAACGCTTGGCACAGGTAGTAACTATTCAGTTAGAAGGAAAAGAGGTGGTTGTGATTAATGTGCATTTAGAGGCTTTTGATAAAGTTACTCGAAAAAAACAATTGGATACAGTTATAGAGATTTTTAAAAAATATGCAGCAACCAATCCTACGATTTTATTAGGAGATTTTAATAGTGATCCTACTTATAAAGAGCCTGTTATTCAAAAGGTATTTGAAATGTTAGATATAGGAAATGCTGCCTTTTCTCCAGGTGATTATGAGTTAACTTTTGATACAAAGCAGCCCTTTGAAAGATTGGATTATATCTTTTATACCAAAAATACAATAGCATATGTAAAAGGAAGGGTTTTAAAAGACTTTGGAGAAGCATCAGATCATCTGCCAGTTGAAATGAGCTTTACACTAAAATAA
- a CDS encoding peptidoglycan recognition protein family protein: protein MKNSLFLLSLLALVISCQSIPKNITYAKKIREYKLNTDYFPSKNQDNRVRFLVLHYTVSDTPSSLNILSGNTTREVSSHYLINDKDDREIHFLVDENKRSWHAGASNWGKVNNLNFSSIGIEIVNKGFLVENGEKVFIDFPEYQVKKIATLSKNIIDRYQIKPENVIGHADITPTRKLDPGPKFPWKRLYYDYNIGAWYDYFDKDKFIKEFPLDSAHEVEFIKSVQRDFKKYGYKIEESGEWDDDTKSVIKAFQYHFRPEKHDGTLDNETWAILKALLKKYK, encoded by the coding sequence ATGAAAAATAGTCTTTTCCTCTTAAGCCTTTTAGCTTTAGTCATATCTTGTCAATCAATTCCTAAAAACATAACTTATGCAAAAAAAATACGAGAATATAAGTTAAACACAGATTATTTCCCTTCTAAAAATCAGGATAATAGAGTACGTTTTCTTGTACTTCATTATACGGTTTCTGACACCCCCAGTTCTTTGAATATTCTAAGTGGGAATACTACCAGAGAAGTGAGCTCTCATTATCTTATAAATGATAAAGACGATAGAGAAATCCATTTTTTAGTAGATGAAAATAAACGTTCATGGCATGCTGGAGCCAGCAACTGGGGTAAGGTAAATAACTTAAACTTCAGTTCCATAGGAATAGAGATTGTTAACAAAGGTTTTTTAGTTGAAAATGGTGAAAAGGTTTTTATTGATTTCCCTGAATATCAAGTAAAAAAAATTGCTACACTTTCAAAGAATATAATTGATCGTTATCAAATAAAACCTGAAAATGTAATTGGGCACGCTGATATAACTCCTACTCGAAAGTTGGATCCAGGGCCAAAGTTTCCTTGGAAAAGACTATATTACGATTATAATATTGGTGCTTGGTATGATTATTTCGATAAAGACAAATTCATTAAAGAGTTTCCTTTAGATAGTGCCCATGAAGTTGAATTTATCAAATCTGTTCAAAGAGATTTTAAAAAGTATGGGTATAAAATTGAAGAGTCTGGTGAGTGGGATGATGATACCAAAAGCGTAATAAAAGCTTTTCAATATCATTTCAGACCAGAGAAACACGACGGCACTTTAGATAATGAAACATGGGCAATACTAAAAGCTCTTTTAAAAAAGTACAAATAA
- a CDS encoding type III pantothenate kinase, producing MNLIIDIGNTRGKIAVFKEDMLVKLAVFEKEKLVSEVKKNISKYDISNSIISSVTNISKDILEEIKNLGPFLELNSETPVPFTNLYETPNTLGVDRIALAAGAVAKYPNQNKLIIDAGTCITFDFVNKKDEYLGGAISLGVKIRYQALHTFTSKLPLLEMEYPSALIGNNTNSAIHSGIINGVCSEIDGIINKYKKQYSDLTVVLTGGDTKFLAKQLKSSIFANPNFILEGLRTILIYNKTND from the coding sequence ATGAATTTAATAATAGATATAGGTAATACTAGAGGGAAAATAGCTGTTTTTAAGGAAGATATGTTAGTCAAGCTTGCTGTTTTTGAAAAAGAAAAACTCGTTTCAGAAGTGAAAAAAAATATTTCGAAATACGATATCTCAAATAGCATCATATCATCAGTAACGAATATATCTAAGGATATACTTGAAGAAATAAAAAACTTAGGTCCTTTTTTAGAGTTAAATTCAGAAACTCCTGTTCCTTTTACGAACTTATATGAAACGCCAAATACGTTAGGGGTTGATAGGATAGCGTTAGCAGCGGGAGCTGTAGCAAAATATCCTAACCAAAATAAATTAATAATAGATGCGGGCACTTGCATTACTTTTGACTTTGTAAATAAGAAAGATGAATATTTAGGAGGAGCCATATCACTAGGAGTTAAAATACGCTATCAGGCATTGCATACTTTTACGTCAAAATTACCGTTGTTAGAAATGGAATATCCTTCTGCTTTAATTGGAAACAATACAAATAGCGCGATCCATTCAGGTATTATCAATGGAGTTTGTAGTGAAATAGATGGAATTATCAATAAGTATAAAAAGCAATACAGCGATTTAACAGTCGTTTTAACAGGAGGGGACACAAAATTTTTGGCTAAACAATTAAAAAGTAGCATATTTGCGAATCCGAATTTTATTTTGGAGGGATTACGGACTATTTTGATATATAATAAAACGAATGATTAA